ttcctccggatccaccagggggcactcacaggagcaacgagtccagagtacagttagtcaaccaggaaaccgaagggaagtgatgtcatcaaaattctcatagtgaaggcggaagctggacgccaccactgttccccagaaggagggggggcctcaaaccttccctcctaaatttctccatcacctcttctctccagagctccacaaaaccggtaatcttcttattttaagttctcctctctccaaaataactcgtgctccttccaaccgcaggggggaggaaacccccgcactccggagcactccactcacgccaccgatattccttccttctcctcctcaattcttctccgtgccctgttcaccaccaggctgctgcagttataaatccaatgccccggtgtcaccgggcacagcggcccaggcgacgaccaaaataatggccgcggcctgtggcctccgaaccccgccaagcctaggacgcgccagcatcggtccccacagtcctgtatgtcggctgggagacccctggcgagccgtccgtacggcaggtgtccttttcggaacacctggcccctgagggcctcggcggcggccggattcgggcgctggaggcaggagaaaccttccagacgtccgttgccactggataccggaagtcgtctccagacAACTTAAACAACTTATTTGTTAAGCAAACAGAAAAAGCTTCACAGATCTAGTGCTTATCTTTTCAGATATTGATCTCTGGATGATTGGGTTgcagtttcctggatccattttttgAAGATACAAACTATATCAGCTCTTTATATATAGTTTGTTTGCTTGTGAGCAATAGGGAAATGTTTGCCACTGTTTTCTTCTCCGGTTTTTCCCCATCTTTCCAGTCTAGTTTTCATAGTTAGGAATGCCTGGTGATCTTTCCAAAAACTAACCAATCGGTCTCTGATGAGCGTTTTGAAATCTGCTAAGGCCGATTAGATGCTAGCCCAGCCATATCTTTGGTACCTTTTTCCAAATAGCATCCCTTTCCTGATTTCTCTTAATAGTTGCAGATTAAAGACAACAGCATTTCCAACGATGTCCAGACAAAATAACTTCTTGTTCATGATCTCCCTCccgccctttccttttcttccttccttccaccgctatctctccccttcctttcccattcTTCGGCTTCTAACCCCGAGGTAGAGGAATTGGCTCAGGAATCGTTCTCCGCCCTTTCTCTCGCAAGGGGTGGGTCTTGGCAGCGCCGCCGTCGACAGCTTCTGAAGAAACCGCTGCCTCGCCTGGGTCCTTATCCGTTTGGGTCAGCCCAAGAGGGATAAAAGCCCGGCGGCTGGATGGAGCTGCTCAGAGTGTTCTACAGCAGTTGCGCCAACATGAGCTGCCTAGCCTTCCGCACGACCACCCTACTTGTCCTCTTCCTACTGCTGGCCGGGAGCGCCTTGCAGACCCATGGTAAGCTGATTTCTGACCctaggcaggaagctgcaggtaaGAAGGCGAACGGGCAGCTGTCTTCTTCCATCCTGGGCTGCCCGACAGCTCTTCGCTCTGCGCTGGTATGCGCTGGTAGCAGTCGCTGCCCTTGTGCCAAGCTGGGTTTCTGAAGGGTAAGAAATCGTACAACTGTGGTTATGGAATCCTTCCCCACAGTCGAGGGAGGTTGCTAGAGAGCGCGGGGTTGACGCGGTCACAGCCACTCGTTTGCCGGGCTCCGTGCCGATTTCTCTGCAACTCTACTCACTTGCTTAGAGGTACCTCGTCTTCCCGTAGTCTTATCGCAGAGAACTTTGAAGAAGGCAGAATTTAGCTTCCCAGCCTCACACGCGCAGAAACGAACTCTTGTAGTAGGGGCATACTATATCTAGGGAATGTTTTGTGCTTCGAAGGTCATTGTGCATTGCAGTCGTCAGACTTCAAGTGTTTTCCGTTTTCATTTAGTGCAGATTGGAAGAGAAAGTGGTGGTACCTGGGTAGCGCAATTCGAATATGAGAACGTAGAAAACTTAGCACTAGGCAtctgaaagatgagagagagagagagggagggagggagggagggagggagagagagagagagagagagagaaaaagagagcgcAAAAGTTCTGTGAACAGAAGATGCTTCTGAGGCAGAATGGTCATCCGCTCCGTTTGCTGATTAAACAACGATGACACCAAAAAACAAAGTATCTTGTGCTTGatgaatctcttcttgaaaacttatcATTTCTGTGAAATTCATATGATTTCTTGTGGTGCTTTTGTAGAACCAGGGATCTTATTGACATTCACATAGAGAACTTAGGATTCAAAGAATATTTAAGAATACTTACCCATTGAGGTGATTTCAAACTAAAGGTGCAAAATATAAGCTTGAATGAAAACAGCAAATATATTTATCGATTAAAAATTGGTATAAGTTTCTCTGCTGTAAAAATCCCAAGCAATACCACATATCACAATTATAAAAAGTACTACAAAGTAAAAATACTCCATTATTTGTGTGTCAGATGACTGAGATTGTCCAATAGTGAAATAAGGTAAATTCTGATTTCTAACATGACAAAATAATTGACAAAAAAATTGACAACTCTTTTATTAGTAAAAAGCTATCATGTTATAATAATTTGAAGGTCAAGTTATATACCATCAGTATGACAAGAGTTTATAATTTAActcattaataaataaatcaaataattccataattatttttagattagaatttaaaattatctatttatttctctttctacaaaataatttaaacaacataaaacattttagcattctttccaaatatttttcttccatgaatatttttaattattttgttaaacaaattaaaataatctatgTTCATATTTCAAAATCCATTTATTTCTATCATTTGATCACTATTGTTCAATCTTTCGTGCCGATGGTAAATGACTCTGACTGCTCCTTTTATTATTTGTTCTCATATTTAACCTTTGTATATTATGTGTTATGTATTGAATATATATAGTTGTGTTAAGtcctgctaaagtgaaactaacctttagatgaccctaACCATTAACGTCAACTGTTTTGGAGAGAAACTTAGAACATTCATAGCTGGGCGGGCCTTTTTCTAGTAGTATGATTAGTTGAGGCCCTATGGGTCCAGAGTAGAAATTACAGGGATTTGCCTGTTGTTGGCAGAGTTCCAGTTGAATCAATAAATGCTGCTGTATCTATGCTGGCCTATTCTTGCCTACTGTAGCCACCACACAATagtggcgacgagggtgggattctGCAGAGGAGAGAGCTGCTGCTAACCAAGAGACTGAAATCATTGAGTGTCAGACAGGGTAAAGAGCCCTAGTGGGATCACACTCCCCACCCTGCCTGTCAGTAAGACACACTGGAGGTACAGACGTACCTGAGGGATCCGTCCCCAGAACTCCTAAGTGCAGCCCAGCTCCAACAGCATAGTACAGGCATTAACCAGCACTACAGGGGCCTTCTCAAAATGGCTAAACTGGGAAGACTCAATGACTTTGATATTACTCACCCAGATCAGTGGAACTCATATGTCTCCCAAGTAGACAACTATCTCAGGGCTAACCAGATCACAGACGACAATCTGAAGGCAGCAATCCTACTATGTGTCTGTGGACAAGCCACATTTGATATCACTGAAAATATGATAGCATTGGCAAGCGTAGAGACAGTGTCCTACTCAGACCTCAAGAAAAAATTAAGCGAACATTTTGAGCCTAAACTCTTGGTCATCGCCCAGCGCCATGCATTAGAGCACATGCATAGAGATCCGGGGAATCTGCAACAGGGAGGCCGaatcttcactaaactagacttCACCCAGGCCTACTGGCAGCTATAGGTAGATGATGCTACTGCAGAATCACAAACAATAGTCACACACAGAGGTGCATTCCGAGTGCGCCATGTGCAGTTTGGGGTAAGTGTAGCAACTCTTTGGAACAGGGTTGTTCCAAAGTATTATGGAATGAACACTGAAGAACATTCCCATCCTCTGTCTGTACTTTGATGATGTGCTGATCGCGGGGGAATCAGTAATAGTCCTGGTGGAATGTCTCTGTGCACTACTCCAACGTTTCCACAAGGCAGGTCTAAAACTCAGGAAGGAAAAGTGCCAGATCGGCGTGGAATCCACAGAATTCCTGGTTTTCCGCATCGACACTGCCGgaatccacccatctgaagcaaaaCTAAAGGCAATTCAGGGGAGCTCTAAGCATTCCTGGGCTTGCTCAATTTTTGCGCAAGGGATTTGCCTGTCATTTGCAGAGTTCTAGttgagtcaataaatgctgttgtattttgtattttgttgtatGTTGCTGCTGCTTTATTCTTGCCTACTTCAGCCCACAGACAATATtatgtatattttaatatttttgcaaaTTAAAACTTTCTTCACAAAGCAGCTGTGATTTTTTTGTGGCAGTTAAAAAAATATCCATGCTATACTAGCTGAGTTAAGACAGTCTGTAGTATAACCTACAGTAGCCTGCATTATATTCAAAGCATGATGTATCCCAAACCGCATGAAAATATCACTACTTCATATCCAAATATCACTACTTTTAGAAAAAGTGGAGCCTCAGGTATGATTTTAAACCGCTGCTCTGGTTCTTACTTATAAAACCATACAGCACTATTATACCTCCTGTTAAGGTAGCCAGGCTAGCTGGAAATACTGGATTAGAAAAGgtgtagaaaatgaaaaaaaatggggagACAATTTCCCACATTTTCTTATCAGTTCAGGCATGGTGGTTAGGTTATGCATAGGTTATTCTCAGGTATATGTAAGGATGCTGTATAAAAGTGAAAACATAACAATGCAGGTAATAACTGCCTAAACCAGAATCTAAATAGTCTGAAATTTTTTacttataaaatgtaaaataaaaaagaagatagaGTGAACTACATGATAAATGAATATGATAGTTGGAGCTTGGATGCTAACAGATTGTGTTAACATTGAGAATAACCACACAAACCCTTCAGAATAAAGtaatattggggaaaaaatgttcttattttctgtttttatcagTTTATTTATTAAGACCAAGTTTCTATAGTGATAATGCAAAAATTAAGAGGAACTGGGAAGACTAAAAAAATGAGATTATATAATAAAGGTATAAATACAAGATGTTAAGATTATATTGattcaattaaaaaatgaaatatctcTCAATAAACTTCTGAAAAGAAAtatgtcctcgatttacaacagttcatttagtgaccattcaaagttgcaacagcactgaaaaaaggtgacttatgaccatttttcacatttgcgatcattgcagcctccccatgattcaaatttggatgcttggcaaatgactcatatttatgatggttggagtgtcctggggtcatgtgatcactttttgtgaccttctgacaagcaaggtcaattgggaagtcagactcacttaacaaccaggttattaatttaacaactgcagtgattcacttaacaaccatggcatgaaaagttgaaaaatggggcaaaattcacttaacaaatctttcCTTTAGCAACAAAATTTTGAGCCTCAATTAGTccaatgtggtcataagtcgaggactacctatatatggtTGAAAACCTTGATGTTGTTGCAGTTCTAATATAAGGACAAATGCTTACaatcatataaaatattttgcttgcTTGTGTGGGATTCATTTATGAGACTACTGGTAGATTTGGAGTTGTTTATTTTTCAGTCAAGGCATTTATCCTTGGGAGAATATTTGGAATTAAGTATTTGGCATGGATTTCCATATTATATCTGTTGGAAAGTATAGCCAGGGGATAGATCtagtaatatttaaatatatatatatatatacgtaggaTTGCATTGTGAGTCTCTGGTTGTTTTTCCTCCACAGCAAGAGAATTGCGTTGCAAGTGTGTGAAGGTTGTTTCCCATAGAATTTCCACTGGGTCCATTGCTTCTGTGGATTTCATACCTGAGGGACCGCACTGCATTAGACTTGAAGTCATGTAAGTGTTCACGGCTAGCCCGCTGCATTTTAGTTACTCTACGGCTAGGCCAGCTAAGAGCTGTTTGATCTCACTCAGAAAATAATGTTATTCTTTCCACTGTCACAGACTCACCAGGAAAGATGGGAAACAATTCTGCCTGAATACGACAATGCCATGGGTTCAGAGGGTTGTCCAAAGATTTACAAAGGTATTTATAAAGATCATTTagtacagcggtcaccaactggtggtccgtgagaaaattttgatggtccacagaaaaattatttgcattttttatattgcactaaatcaggggttttcaaactatggtccctaggccggatatgtgcaatgaacgcttgtgttattgcacagtctcccccttcgggatctttttgtgtaGGTTAGAGAGGAGCAGAAATTCCTAtttggagtctgcttcagcctcctggtgcaggactttgggcgaaggctgggggaGAAGCGCCACTGGGAGCAAagaaccggagggccttgttccagtgggactatatcatggcctggaactggctgaccatctcagcccgctgagcctccaggtgctggtacctggccttgcactcctacaagtcttccctctgcttggaaagcctatgcttgtagtcctcagtgaggtgcttctgctgagtcttcttcttggtcagatccaatctgaactgagctgttttgccaactctttctcatggtggctgcttagatccaataactgtttcctgttggggccctaaggagcccaggtgggcaggcaagAAGTGGCTAGGAGGGGAAAGGTGAGTttaggctggcgaggtgcccctcgacatgagtgacatcaagttggccacgctcacccagtcacatgaccacctagccacacccatccagccggtcattaggcagattatattagtggtccacaggattcaaaattatggatttagtggtccctgaggtccgaaaggttggtgacccctgatttaatagACCTGCATACAGAAACCACATTCTAGTACAGCTATAATCCAGCAACAGTAATTGTTTACTGAAGGTAGTGAGATTTTTAAGCAACCTGAATAAAGGactgcttttttgttgttgttagaaaTCTGAATTCTTTTGTTCAAATTCTATTGCAATATATTTCATACATATGTGtgaatacacacacagagagagatgattTTAATAATATCGTCAAAAGTTGTAATATAAATGCAGTGTAATCAGcaagaaaatgtattttatacCTAATAAAAGAGGTCCTATAAACACAAGGTGCTCCTAAAATCTCCATTAACAAAATGTAATTAGGGTAAGATGGTCTGTTGCAGACAGAAATAGTAAATCTATCGCTGAGACTACAAAGTACAtggacaagaaagaaaaagttgtaTGTGGCTGAGACAGCTTTGCCTTTTTCTACTTTTCATGTTTTCAATTATTTCTGGTCTCTTGCAGCGAATTAGTAACCTGTGATACAAACACTATTGTTTGGCTGTGTAGCTGCAAGAATAAACACTGCAACtgtgaagagagaaagagagaaggaaggaagaaaaaaaattgacggAAGACGACAACCCAAAGATTTAATTATTCCTTTAGTGGTTCCAACTTTgttgtatttattattcaaatatgTTAATGTATTTATTGCTATCTCTCTATATCAGTATTTCTTGGTCATAGCCatattaagatgtgtggacttcaacttacaGAGTTTCCATACACTTAAAATTCCAGTGCCACGCTTTTGTGAATCTAAATTTCTTCATATCAGATATATGAAAGGAATAGCAAATAGCATCGCCTGCAATACTTGTTACTCCCCTCCgtcgtttctctttctctctctctctgtctctctctctaacacacacacagagagagatatttGATTGCTTGAAAGGGACAGACACACATCCCACAATCTTTCAGAATTATCTGCCTTTTTGTCCTTTTCTCAAGCAGCAGCAACTGGGTAgagcccggggggtggggg
Above is a window of Ahaetulla prasina isolate Xishuangbanna chromosome 4, ASM2864084v1, whole genome shotgun sequence DNA encoding:
- the LOC131198655 gene encoding interleukin-8-like, giving the protein MELLRVFYSSCANMSCLAFRTTTLLVLFLLLAGSALQTHARELRCKCVKVVSHRISTGSIASVDFIPEGPHCIRLEVILTRKDGKQFCLNTTMPWVQRVVQRFTKRISNL